A region of Allocoleopsis franciscana PCC 7113 DNA encodes the following proteins:
- a CDS encoding WD40 repeat domain-containing protein has protein sequence MADNPISIKVSAQVLKFRPGGPPVSFEVTVDNDSDRFASFQLEVVAAGADSTPSFRWYTLSPEVSSKKPPGDSTKFLVTITDSPVPGFAGMMNLTVRVFSLELRDEERQVLRLYVQEGTGSKPLKIDLPVRKFQAAPGEQVEIPVRLLNPNQQTTDVILSFLGVESSWLLKGAEQRLQLEPGEQTEVIFSCQPPDAIALSPCQIYPFTIEATHHKGTVVRDQGTLEVLPIGYVDFSCTPQQQTIPAKGSKRFRRRTEPVTYELQFENASNLCSTASVQIQGKDWQKCNLEVIPPETELRPGETSKALLLVSKPRPRWGIREKLLLEVTAILSDRRLDLRNDSQTLELRVLPVIPLALQVLGGLLLLLLLFLLFRPFEGHTAAVSSVRFNGLADRVISGSADQTIRRWNVQGNRLKPMGVFARTGKAVRVVRFKPVNNDIVAAGLENGEIQLWDVLGNRKEPLEFFFNERDDRVLDLEFTKDSRYLFSSHGSGLILAWDLEGEASNSLTNSKSPLAKLKSDFAVYDLAVVGTGGTNLAIGGRYNRLVVWDIKSNKIRRVPYRQGDQNSYIQSLAVAGDKPNLMATADNQGNITLWDMRQCLAKDTQCEILDEWSTGHGGKPVRSVNLSKDGCYLASAGDDGREMLWPLTMDGARDLKFLNGRKLDQVPTKINDVNLILRGDDILVVSGSDDHGVRLRRVEKSNTGCK, from the coding sequence ATGGCAGATAATCCCATCAGTATTAAAGTCTCTGCACAGGTACTTAAATTCAGACCTGGTGGCCCACCGGTTTCCTTTGAAGTAACCGTTGATAATGATAGCGATCGCTTCGCTTCATTTCAATTAGAAGTCGTGGCGGCGGGTGCTGATTCTACTCCGAGTTTTCGCTGGTACACCCTCTCCCCAGAAGTCAGTTCCAAAAAACCCCCAGGCGATAGTACCAAATTCCTGGTGACCATTACGGATTCACCCGTACCGGGTTTTGCCGGCATGATGAACCTCACGGTGCGGGTTTTCTCCCTAGAACTCCGGGATGAGGAACGGCAAGTCCTGCGTCTGTATGTACAAGAAGGTACGGGATCGAAACCGTTAAAAATTGACCTGCCGGTGCGAAAATTCCAAGCGGCACCCGGAGAACAGGTGGAAATCCCCGTCCGGTTGCTGAACCCCAATCAACAGACAACGGATGTCATTCTCAGTTTCCTAGGGGTGGAGTCATCTTGGTTGCTCAAGGGTGCCGAACAACGGTTGCAATTAGAACCAGGGGAACAAACTGAGGTAATCTTTTCCTGCCAACCTCCAGATGCGATCGCCCTATCTCCCTGTCAAATCTACCCGTTTACCATTGAGGCAACGCACCACAAAGGAACGGTAGTTCGCGACCAAGGCACCCTGGAGGTTCTGCCGATCGGCTATGTAGATTTTAGTTGCACACCTCAGCAGCAGACGATCCCAGCCAAAGGCAGCAAGCGCTTCAGGCGTCGCACGGAACCGGTCACGTATGAACTGCAATTTGAGAATGCCAGTAATTTATGCTCCACCGCCAGCGTGCAAATTCAGGGTAAAGATTGGCAGAAATGCAATTTAGAGGTAATTCCGCCAGAGACAGAACTTCGTCCCGGTGAGACGAGCAAAGCTCTTTTGTTAGTCAGTAAACCCCGTCCCCGGTGGGGTATCCGAGAAAAACTACTGTTAGAAGTCACCGCTATTTTGTCTGATCGGCGGTTAGATTTACGCAATGATAGCCAAACTCTGGAATTACGCGTTCTGCCAGTTATCCCTTTGGCGTTGCAAGTATTGGGAGGACTGCTGCTACTCCTACTGTTATTTCTATTGTTTCGACCATTTGAGGGACACACGGCGGCTGTATCCTCTGTGCGCTTCAATGGATTAGCCGATCGCGTGATTAGTGGTTCTGCCGATCAAACCATCCGCCGTTGGAATGTTCAAGGCAATCGCCTCAAACCCATGGGAGTGTTTGCACGGACGGGTAAAGCGGTGCGTGTCGTTCGCTTTAAACCGGTAAACAACGACATCGTCGCCGCTGGGTTGGAGAATGGGGAGATTCAACTGTGGGATGTGTTGGGGAATCGGAAAGAACCGTTAGAGTTCTTCTTTAATGAGAGAGATGACCGCGTTTTAGATTTGGAGTTTACCAAAGACTCGCGCTATTTATTTAGTAGTCATGGTAGTGGTTTAATCTTGGCGTGGGATTTGGAAGGTGAAGCATCAAACTCCCTAACTAATAGCAAAAGTCCTCTGGCTAAACTCAAATCTGACTTTGCTGTGTATGATTTGGCGGTAGTGGGTACAGGCGGAACCAACTTAGCGATTGGCGGACGGTATAACCGATTAGTCGTGTGGGATATTAAGTCCAACAAAATCCGCCGCGTCCCCTATCGGCAAGGCGACCAAAATAGTTATATCCAGAGTCTTGCCGTTGCTGGTGATAAGCCGAATCTGATGGCAACGGCTGATAATCAGGGAAACATCACCCTCTGGGATATGCGTCAATGTTTAGCGAAGGATACTCAATGTGAAATTCTAGATGAATGGTCAACCGGTCATGGTGGTAAACCGGTGCGTTCTGTGAACCTGAGCAAAGATGGTTGCTACTTAGCCAGTGCTGGGGATGATGGACGGGAGATGCTTTGGCCTTTGACGATGGACGGTGCACGCGACCTCAAGTTCTTAAATGGCAGAAAACTCGATCAGGTTCCTACCAAAATTAATGATGTGAATCTGATCTTACGGGGAGACGATATTCTCGTGGTGAGTGGGAGTGATGACCATGGGGTGAGGTTGCGTCGTGTGGAAAAGAGTAATACAGGTTGCAAGTAG
- a CDS encoding Tll0287-like domain-containing protein has protein sequence MLTNLKLAPKFTILLSLVFISAIAISGATLSQTTLQRAEADVAYKGKILMGLMNSVRTYTNNEINPLVAPKVETSEKFIPQAIPSYSVRQVFEILRKDSAYKDYFYKDAVVNPTNSRDYVDEFEVDLVKQFREDPNLKEVSGFRNRLGEEVFYYAQPIIIKKQSCLRCHSTPEAAPKSQLATYGSEHGFNWELNKVLGSQTVYVPSEEIFAVARQNLSLVMGIFIGIFALVILLINYLLKQAVIQPIRPMARLAQKISNEQFMMEQNEEVDLASLEKVSKKSDELGQLARLFQQMAHSIYVREQSFAEQLKQLRNKSDQTKARTQARTSEMAYLKSLQEKSQTIRSKTKGSS, from the coding sequence ATGTTGACTAATCTTAAGCTCGCTCCAAAATTTACAATACTTCTCTCCCTGGTATTTATCAGCGCTATTGCCATTAGTGGGGCAACTTTATCGCAAACCACCCTACAAAGAGCTGAAGCGGATGTGGCGTATAAAGGCAAGATTCTCATGGGATTAATGAATTCCGTGAGAACTTATACAAATAATGAAATTAACCCTCTTGTAGCGCCCAAGGTAGAAACATCTGAAAAATTTATTCCTCAAGCCATTCCTAGTTATTCGGTGAGGCAAGTCTTTGAAATTCTCCGGAAAGATTCAGCTTATAAAGATTATTTTTATAAAGATGCTGTAGTAAATCCTACGAATTCAAGGGACTATGTAGATGAGTTTGAAGTAGACCTCGTTAAGCAATTTCGTGAAGACCCCAACCTAAAAGAAGTATCGGGATTTAGAAATCGATTAGGAGAAGAAGTATTTTATTATGCTCAACCGATTATTATTAAAAAACAGAGTTGTCTTCGCTGCCATAGTACACCTGAAGCTGCGCCTAAAAGTCAACTCGCAACGTATGGCTCCGAACATGGGTTTAATTGGGAACTGAATAAAGTTTTGGGTAGCCAAACGGTTTATGTTCCTTCTGAAGAAATCTTTGCAGTTGCCCGTCAGAATTTATCGTTAGTTATGGGCATTTTTATCGGAATTTTTGCCCTGGTCATTTTGCTGATTAATTATTTGCTGAAGCAGGCTGTGATTCAGCCTATTAGACCCATGGCAAGATTAGCCCAGAAAATTAGCAATGAGCAATTCATGATGGAACAAAATGAAGAAGTCGATCTGGCTAGTCTGGAGAAAGTATCTAAAAAGTCTGACGAATTAGGTCAATTAGCACGACTTTTTCAACAGATGGCACATTCTATCTATGTGCGCGAACAAAGCTTTGCTGAACAATTGAAACAACTCCGGAATAAAAGCGACCAAACGAAGGCTCGGACACAAGCGAGAACCAGTGAAATGGCTTACCTTAAATCTTTGCAGGAAAAATCCCAAACGATTAGAAGCAAAACTAAAGGCTCTAGTTGA